In a genomic window of Desulfobotulus mexicanus:
- a CDS encoding electron transfer flavoprotein subunit alpha/FixB family protein produces MATVYAFVAHSDGVLDDSAAELAAAAKKFTDAPVTAIVTGSGVDAAAAKAAELFPAVWKIDAAELAYPNAEVVRKALLNNLDAGAVVLMAHNTFGMDLAPGLAVKIGGAFVADVVDIEGADGDTLKVIRQEYGGVVSTHVTVDMSAGAVVTIRPGAVAAEEGAAAAGGAIEAKAAGDVSAKRKFIEIREPEAGDVDITKAEVLVSIGRGIEDQDNIELAHELAKAIGSQAEVACSRPIVDAKWMDASRQVGTSGKTVKPKVYLAMGISGSFQHMGGIKGGVIIAVNKNPNAPIFQVANVGIEADILEFIPELTEALGDL; encoded by the coding sequence ATGGCAACTGTATATGCTTTCGTAGCGCATAGTGATGGCGTTCTGGATGATTCCGCAGCAGAGCTTGCCGCTGCCGCCAAGAAATTTACCGATGCCCCTGTAACGGCTATTGTAACGGGTTCCGGTGTGGATGCTGCTGCTGCCAAGGCTGCTGAACTCTTCCCTGCAGTATGGAAGATTGATGCCGCCGAGCTTGCTTATCCCAATGCGGAAGTGGTTCGTAAGGCCCTTCTGAACAACCTTGATGCCGGTGCTGTGGTTCTGATGGCCCACAATACTTTCGGTATGGACCTTGCTCCCGGTCTTGCCGTTAAAATCGGCGGTGCCTTTGTTGCCGATGTTGTGGATATCGAAGGTGCCGATGGTGACACCCTGAAGGTTATCCGTCAGGAATACGGCGGTGTGGTTTCTACCCACGTTACCGTGGATATGTCTGCAGGTGCTGTGGTTACCATCCGTCCTGGTGCCGTTGCTGCTGAAGAAGGTGCTGCTGCTGCTGGTGGTGCCATTGAGGCAAAGGCCGCAGGAGATGTTTCTGCCAAGCGCAAGTTTATTGAAATTCGTGAGCCTGAGGCTGGTGATGTTGACATTACCAAGGCTGAAGTTCTGGTTTCCATCGGTCGCGGTATTGAAGATCAGGACAATATTGAACTGGCCCATGAGCTTGCCAAGGCCATCGGTTCCCAGGCAGAGGTTGCCTGCTCGCGCCCCATCGTGGATGCCAAGTGGATGGATGCTTCCCGTCAGGTGGGAACTTCCGGTAAAACCGTTAAGCCCAAGGTTTACCTTGCCATGGGTATTTCCGGTTCCTTCCAGCATATGGGTGGTATCAAGGGTGGTGTGATCATTGCTGTCAACAAAAACCCCAATGCTCCCATCTTCCAGGTGGCCAATGTGGGTATTGAGGCAGACATCCTCGAGTTCATTCCTGAGCTGACCGAAGCCCTCGGAGATCTGTAA
- a CDS encoding (Fe-S)-binding protein, with protein MEPLIAPAQYTFLGIPTVLFSVLIPIVGIALFTYIMAKRIAPLTRARKDDRFDAIPQRIWNVALIWLGQIRQPRYMMGGVLHILIFFGFLVLALRSMSLVVIGVIPDFALPGFGHDQMIGMIYNVAKDYAATIVFAACFVAAIRRGIFRPERYEVPARFGKDHTAEAVFVLCIIMTLMVSESLFEAAIVAAQIQTGAHAHFLPPGSLPWFLKNSLLNTPMETLQTLHVAAYFIHDFTFFFFLCFLPLGKHFHVITSLFNVYFMRTRTGNIKPIEYGLSAEEMENLKSIGVKKLEDFTWKHILDFYTCADCGRCSDQCPANTVGRALSPRFISIKGREAVFNTYPLTGPILKSDNLMGNVYEEEEIWSCTTCGACEQECPIGIEYIDKIVDLRRGLVDDGEVPQTLQKPMQALAKRGNAWGKMEKKRADWTKDIEEDCPVKVVDGEEAVNTLYFVDSISSFDDRMVGIAKSTAKLLQAAGENFGILGKAEKDSGNEVIRFGEEFLYQDLKNHNMEQIKESGAKRIVTADPHAFNALKNDYQLSIPVEHISSVVTRAVKAGKIKLKTITDATRVYTYHDPCYLGRHNGVYEDPRAALNAIPGIRTVEMLKSGDRSFCCSGGGLMLFYEPHEEERMAVLRVKMAAKAGANVIVTACPFCLVNMEDAIKVAGYEGKIEALDLVELLEQHMVK; from the coding sequence ATGGAACCATTGATTGCGCCTGCGCAGTACACGTTTCTGGGTATCCCCACGGTTTTATTTTCCGTGTTGATTCCGATCGTGGGCATTGCTCTTTTCACCTACATCATGGCCAAGCGTATTGCTCCGCTGACCAGGGCCCGCAAGGATGACCGTTTTGACGCCATCCCTCAGCGTATCTGGAATGTGGCCCTGATCTGGCTGGGCCAGATCCGCCAGCCCCGTTACATGATGGGTGGTGTTCTTCACATCCTCATTTTCTTCGGTTTTCTTGTGCTGGCCCTGCGCTCCATGAGCCTTGTGGTCATTGGTGTGATACCCGATTTTGCTCTTCCCGGGTTCGGCCATGACCAGATGATCGGTATGATTTACAATGTTGCCAAGGATTATGCGGCTACCATCGTTTTTGCAGCCTGTTTTGTGGCTGCCATCCGCCGCGGCATCTTCCGGCCCGAGCGTTATGAGGTACCTGCCCGCTTTGGCAAGGATCATACCGCAGAAGCCGTATTCGTTCTCTGCATCATTATGACCCTCATGGTTTCCGAATCCCTGTTCGAGGCTGCCATTGTTGCCGCCCAGATCCAGACCGGTGCCCATGCCCACTTCCTGCCGCCCGGAAGTCTGCCCTGGTTTTTGAAAAACAGCCTGCTGAACACCCCCATGGAAACCCTGCAGACACTGCATGTGGCTGCATATTTCATCCATGATTTTACCTTCTTCTTTTTCCTTTGCTTTTTACCCTTGGGCAAGCATTTCCATGTTATCACCTCCCTTTTCAACGTGTACTTCATGCGTACCCGTACTGGTAATATCAAGCCCATCGAGTATGGCCTGAGTGCAGAAGAGATGGAAAATCTCAAGTCCATCGGTGTAAAGAAGCTGGAAGATTTTACCTGGAAGCACATCCTTGATTTCTACACCTGCGCCGATTGTGGTCGCTGCTCAGACCAGTGTCCGGCCAATACCGTAGGTCGTGCTCTGTCTCCCCGTTTCATCTCCATTAAAGGTCGTGAGGCCGTCTTCAATACCTATCCCCTGACGGGTCCCATTCTTAAAAGCGATAACCTGATGGGTAATGTGTACGAAGAAGAAGAAATCTGGAGCTGTACCACTTGCGGTGCCTGTGAGCAGGAATGTCCCATCGGGATTGAATATATTGATAAAATTGTGGACCTGCGCCGTGGCCTTGTGGATGATGGCGAAGTACCCCAGACCCTTCAGAAGCCTATGCAGGCCCTTGCCAAGCGCGGCAATGCCTGGGGTAAGATGGAGAAAAAGCGTGCGGACTGGACCAAGGACATCGAAGAGGATTGTCCTGTCAAGGTTGTGGATGGTGAAGAAGCCGTCAATACCCTTTACTTTGTGGATTCCATCTCTTCCTTTGATGACCGTATGGTGGGTATTGCCAAGAGCACGGCCAAGCTGCTTCAGGCTGCCGGAGAAAACTTTGGTATTCTTGGCAAGGCGGAAAAGGATTCCGGTAATGAGGTCATCCGTTTTGGTGAGGAGTTCCTTTATCAGGATCTGAAAAACCATAACATGGAGCAGATCAAGGAATCCGGTGCCAAGCGCATTGTCACCGCAGACCCCCATGCCTTCAATGCCCTTAAAAATGATTATCAGCTTTCCATTCCTGTGGAGCATATCAGTTCCGTTGTTACCCGTGCCGTAAAGGCGGGTAAAATCAAGCTGAAAACCATTACCGATGCCACAAGGGTTTACACCTATCATGATCCCTGCTATCTGGGACGTCATAATGGGGTATATGAAGATCCCCGTGCGGCTCTGAATGCTATCCCCGGTATCCGTACCGTGGAAATGCTGAAAAGCGGTGACCGTTCTTTCTGCTGCTCCGGTGGTGGTCTGATGCTCTTCTATGAGCCCCACGAAGAAGAGCGCATGGCGGTTCTCCGTGTTAAGATGGCAGCCAAGGCTGGTGCCAATGTAATCGTAACGGCATGTCCCTTCTGCCTTGTGAATATGGAAGATGCCATCAAGGTTGCCGGTTATGAAGGCAAGATTGAAGCGCTGGATCTTGTGGAGCTTCTTGAGCAGCATATGGTAAAATAA
- a CDS encoding electron transfer flavoprotein subunit beta/FixA family protein — MEILVCVKRVPDTAENEIELNSAGNDIERDDLVYSVNEWDNYAVEEAIQIVDKVGGTVTVVTVGDEEADEVLRREMAMGAQNGILLNDEAFEDSDSMGIATLLKAAAEKGKYDLIMTGAQADAGYAAVGGMLAAMMDLPYASLVNMVEVGDGKLTVGREIEGGNQEVNEIELPCVLSIQTGINEPRYVGIKGIRQVSGIEIPEFDAAGLGVDPATVGAAGAKTKRVDYFIPETGEGAEMLTGSTEEIIAKLIDIMKANGGLK; from the coding sequence ATGGAAATCTTGGTATGCGTCAAGAGAGTTCCCGATACTGCGGAGAACGAAATTGAGCTCAACAGTGCGGGGAATGACATCGAGCGGGATGATCTGGTGTATTCGGTCAACGAGTGGGACAACTATGCCGTTGAGGAAGCCATTCAGATTGTGGACAAGGTAGGCGGTACGGTTACGGTTGTTACCGTAGGCGACGAAGAGGCAGATGAGGTTCTGCGTCGTGAAATGGCCATGGGTGCCCAGAATGGTATTCTGCTCAATGACGAAGCCTTTGAGGATTCCGACTCCATGGGTATTGCTACCCTGCTGAAGGCGGCTGCTGAAAAGGGCAAGTATGACCTCATCATGACCGGTGCTCAGGCCGATGCCGGTTATGCTGCCGTTGGTGGTATGCTGGCCGCCATGATGGATCTGCCCTATGCTTCCCTTGTAAATATGGTTGAAGTGGGTGATGGTAAGCTGACCGTTGGTCGTGAAATTGAAGGTGGAAATCAGGAAGTTAACGAAATTGAGCTTCCCTGTGTTCTTTCCATCCAGACCGGTATCAATGAGCCCCGCTATGTGGGTATCAAGGGTATCCGTCAGGTTTCCGGTATTGAAATTCCTGAGTTTGATGCAGCTGGTCTGGGTGTTGACCCTGCTACGGTGGGTGCAGCTGGTGCCAAGACCAAGCGGGTTGATTACTTCATCCCCGAAACCGGTGAAGGTGCGGAAATGCTTACTGGCAGCACCGAAGAAATTATTGCTAAACTCATTGACATCATGAAGGCGAATGGAGGGCTGAAGTAA